One Setaria viridis chromosome 3, Setaria_viridis_v4.0, whole genome shotgun sequence DNA window includes the following coding sequences:
- the LOC117847603 gene encoding putative disease resistance protein RGA3, with translation MAELVGSMVVRPLLSLVMEKASSYLLDQYKVMEGMEEQHKKLKVMLPAILERITDAEKQATSREAIRPWLQELKVAAYEAIQVFDEFNYEALRRQAKKEGRYIKLGMDAVKLFPTHNRIMFHYRMGNKLRKIVRDIEALVKHMRNFGFDKQPQAQVQINYLRENDSTMVDPEIVSRSRDEEKQKIVRMLVKEQANNKDPMVVPIVGMGGLGKTTLAQLIFNDPEVKKHFHQLLRWVCVSDDFDVCNLANKICNASESNLENALQNLQRELAGKRYLLVLDDVWNKDANKWNKLNACLKHGDVGSAILTTTRDKEIAQLMGTVEEHGIARLDNKFIKEIIEAKAFISQERKPADLAGLVDDIVERCAGSPLAAKALGSVLRGKTTEEWKAVLSKSIAHNKDDQILPILKLSYDDLPSHMKQCFAFCAVFPKDHEIDVEMLIQLWMANDFIPEQKDVGKQIFSELVSRSFFKM, from the exons ATGGCCGAGCTTGTGGGCAGCATGGTGGTCAGGCCACTGCTGTCCCTGGTGATGGAGAAGGCGTCCAGCTACCTCCTGGACCAGTACAAGGTGATGGAGGGCATGGAGGAGCAGCACAAGAAGCTCAAGGTTATGCTGCCGGCCATCCTGGAAAGGATCACTGACGCAGAGAAGCAGGCAACCTCCAGAGAAGCAATCAGACCCTGGCTTCAGGAGCTTAAGGTGGCGGCGTACGAGGCCATCCAAGTCTTCGATGAATTCAACTATGAGGCCCTCCGTCGTCAAGCCAAGAAAGAGGGGCGCTACATCAAGCTCGGGATGGATGCAGTAAAACTCTTTCCCACTCACAACCGCATCATGTTCCATTACAGGATGGGCAACAAGCTTCGCAAGATTGTGCGTGATATTGAGGCCCTTGTCAAGCACATGCGCAACTTTGGGTTCGACAAACAGCCACAAGCGCAGGTTCAGATAAATTATCTGCGTGAGAATGACTCCACCATGGTTGATCCAGAGATTGTCAGCAGATCCAGAGATGAAGAGAAGCAAAAGATTGTTAGAATGTTGGTCAAAGAACAAGCTAACAATAAGGATCCGATGGTCGTTCCCATTGTGGGGATGGGTGGGTTGGGCAAGACCACCCTAGCTCAGCTCATCTTTAATGACCCTGAAGTGAAGAAGCATTTCCACCAACTGCTGAGGTGGGTCTGCGTGTCAGATGATTTCGATGTTTGTAACCTTGCCAACAAGATCTGCAACGCTTCTGAGAGCAACCTGGAGAATGCCTTGCAGAACCTTCAGAGAGAACTCGCTGGAAAGAG GTATCTTCTTGTATTGGACGACGTTTGGAATAAGGATGCTAACAAGTGGAACAAGCTGAATGCTTGTCTTAAACATGGTGATGTTGGTAGCGCCATACTAACGACAACCCGTGATAAAGAAATAGCTCAACTCATGGGTACAGTTGAAGAACATGGCATTGCACGTTTGGACAATAAATTCATCAAGGAAATTATTGAGGCTAAAGCATTCATTTCGCAAGAGAGAAAACCAGCTGATTTAGCTGGCTTGGTTGATGACATTGTTGAGAGATGTGCAGGGTCTCCATTGGCAGCCAAGGCACTAGGATCTGTACTACGTGGCAAGACAACAGAAGAATGGAAGGCTGTGCTTAGCAAAAGCATCGCCCATAACAAGGACGATCAAATCCTGCCTATTCTCAAGCTCAGTTACGATGACCTGCCATCACACATGAAGCAGTGCTTTGCTTTCTGTGCTGTGTTTCCCAAAGACCATGAGATTGACGTGGAAATGCTGATCCAACTATGGATGGCAAATGACTTTATTCCCGAACAAAAAGATGTTGGTAAACAGATTTTCAGTGAGCTGGTCTCAAGGTCATTCTTCAAGATGTGA